DNA sequence from the bacterium genome:
TCGGTGTTCAGTTGCGGGGATGCGAATCTCTATTTCACCCAGCAAGGCGAACATGTCTACCGGTTTTCCATCACCACCCATTCGGGCGCATTGGTCAGACATGATGCCACGCGACGGGGGTTCGAACATAATGCACCGCTTCAGGTGGTTTGCGCCAAGTCCGACGCAGGGACTCAACCGGATTCCGCTTCGTTCAGCTCCGTCTCCCAGCCCAACGTGATCGTGTCGGTGGTAAAAAAAGCCGAAAAAAGCAAAGGGGTCGTGTTGCGCTGCTATGAGACTGACGGTCGGAATGCGCTGGTGACGATTGCCTTCGCCGCCCCCATCCGCTCAGCCTGGCATACGGATCTCATCGAAAGAGATGAGAATCCCGCCAATATCGTCAACGGCCGACTGGTCGTCCCCATCGGCAAACACGCCATCGAGACCTATCGATTGACCTTTGATCGACAGAGGCCGGCGGCAGATCGATAAGGCGACGCACTGCAACCCATGGCTGCTTGATGAAAGAGGCAACGATTTTGGTTGGAATTGATCTGGATTATTTGTATCTTGATATAATAAATACAGTACACCGTATGTGTTAATGCTGCTGATGAACCGTACGAATCCCTTCAAGGGCGGAAGGCCATCACCCAGATAGACTCGTTGGCGTACACCTTTCCCGGCGGTTGAGCCGGGTTGTTACAAGATTACGAAGGGAAATGTTCCATGGAAAAAGGAACGGTCAAATGGTTCAACGCGGCAAAAGGCTTCGGCTTTATTACCCGCGAACAAGGCGAAGATGTTTTCGTCCATTTCAATGCGATCATGTCAAGTGGATTTAAAACCTTGAATGAGGGCGATAAGGTAGAATTCGAAATTGAAAAAGGTCCCAAGGGACTCAACGCATCGAACGTCACCGTCGTCCAGTAAACGCGAAAACGTTTGCGATAAAAACCCTGCCCACCCGGCAGGTTTTTTTTTGCAATACAGCAAGTTTTTCATCCATCCGGCCAACGTTTCATGTTCCGGCCTGCACAATGGCGTAAATCTTCAACC
Encoded proteins:
- a CDS encoding cold-shock protein; amino-acid sequence: MEKGTVKWFNAAKGFGFITREQGEDVFVHFNAIMSSGFKTLNEGDKVEFEIEKGPKGLNASNVTVVQ